Within the Amaranthus tricolor cultivar Red isolate AtriRed21 chromosome 15, ASM2621246v1, whole genome shotgun sequence genome, the region TGTAGGGCTTCGGAACCAGATGAGAAGTTATATAAGGATGCccacaaactaaaatgaaaaataaaacaaaatctcacCGAACATTCGCTCGACCAGGTCGAGCAATATTAGTGAGGTCGAGCGAGAGATCAAAATGTAGACAGAAGCTTCTGATCTCTTGCTCGACCAGTTGAGCAACCAGGCCAGGTCGAGCCTGGGTCGAGCGTACAACAGGTTCCAATTAGAACAGTTTCAATCCATCACCATTCATCAATAATCCATATAACACCTCAAACATCCAAGTGACATATACGTCACATCCAATGTAGAATTGGGCTTTATTGAGTCACCAAATCTAACaacatatttttttctaaattcattcatcatcgtcttcatcatcatcatgatacCCATTGTATCACGCTCATAGGCAATTATGATTACGATTTAGGGAGGAATAaaacgacaactcatacccataaaggagagtgcggcccTAAATTCACGAGTGTCTAAATCTCGAGGATTTATAATAAAAGAATTGAAGTAACATGGCAACTCAGCTAGTAGCTTAACAAGTAGTAGTGATTGTGTCTTTGGGTAAGAGGTTGGCCGGGGGAAGGGGCAGTGAGAATTTAAACTAAATCatgtttttttatgaaaaagcATTATATGCCTCAACTAAGATAAGACCTGATTCTCAAGTGttgattgttttatttgtaCGACTAAGATACACAAATGGACATGAAGCGTCTCAAAAATTATCATCCTAGTAGCAATGTCAAACCGACCAAGGCTTAGTGGCTAGTCCTTCTGAGAAAACATATCTAAATTTAGAGTTGTATGGCAACCACTCAATTATTTGAGACACTTTCTTGCCGTTCTTAAATTCTAGACATCGCTGAATCGAGTCCTGGAGCTTCTTATCAACAGTCTTGCAAACCCATTTGAGAAGTTCGTCTGATCCCATGGCAGTTTCTCTTGAGAGCCTTTCGAGCATTTTCGGCAGAAACACTTTCTTCGACTTCTTTACCAATATGTTGCCGTTAAGAAAGTCTGTTTTCGCCTGTTCTAGCTCATCTCTGACATTGGCCGCTGTATAGACCTTCAGCTGCATGACATATACCCATTAATTTACACAACATGATTATGCTAATGAAAGTTGAGTGGACGATTCTGTGCAAGAAAAATCTGATCTAATTTGCCCCTGGGCATCAGTCTGTGACCACAAATCAGCTGGGCCAGAGCCCAGACACTATGATCAGGATAGCCAAAATGCCCCATATCTAAGATAAGGTCGGGCCAAACCCCGGGCCACTTGCTCATGACGCTCATGGTAATAACCCGGTTCTGGCCATACTCAATCAAAAGTAAACAATAATAGACAAAGAGACGATGAACATAGAATATTGTCATGGTTTAGGTCTTTAGTGGATGAAAATAACCAAAATTTCCAACGCTGAACTTTTCAGATAACTAATAAGACCTCTGCCTACAACCGAGATTGACATGTTCATAACAAACGGCGTTCATATATGgttaaataatgtaaattttggATTTAATCATTGTATTATGATAGTCAATTATGGAGTAGGGACAGAAGTGAGTTACCACTGGATCAGAAAAGGCTCCACTGCAGAGTGCAAAGCATACAAGAGACTTCGAATCAGGAAGACTGAGTTTTGAAATAAGGAGTTGCTTCTCTTCTCCAGATTTTTTTCTAAAGGCTGTTGATAATATGGTTTCAATCCACTGTAAAACACAAGATAAATTGATTAGTAAAGCCTGAAGACATGTTTCATCAAATTTGTCAATTTAACTAAAACGGGATTTTAGGAACATGACAAGAATACAAAAAGAAGCTTCTACAAAGTTTAGGTAATCATTAAAGCAGACATAAGAAtgatagtttatttaatgtatttcGGGGCTTCAACCAAGaaattaagcttttggttgtaATAATTGAttccttgatatggtatcagagctcagTGACTTCTACGTGTTGATATGATAAGTAGTCAACAATAAGCGACGTTTCAAACTAAATTTAGCATTCACAAGGAAATTACGCATCCCTAAACCAATACCGCAATCTATTCAAGTACACCACTGCAAAAAAAAGTGTTGGAGGATgattttaagaaattatatgATGTTTGCATAAATGAAAGGTTTCCAAATAGATAACCAGGAAGAGAAATTCGTGAAACATTTCAATCACTTCTTCACAGGGCggccaactacaaaaataatgACATTCTTATTACATTTTGCGCTAGCCCACTATGAAATTAAAACCATGATTATCAAATATTAAGAAGCAATCTAGCCAGATGCAGTTGCATGCAACAATCTCTAAGTTGTACTTGTGATCACTAATAGGCAGAAGAAATTACCCCGCCGATTCGAGGGGGACGGATGCAGAATATTGTGTGTTCTATGGCATTTGCAGTTACGAGAATGCCACCAATGTTGTAGGCTGCCTGCACTACACAGAGAAACCTATCAATTCACCAGGTTGTATGATCAATGATTTATAAATTGTGAAAAAAGCTTAATTCCTCAATGATTAATCTTGTTGTAGATTTGACGACAAGAACTTCAGAAACCATTTCATATGTTTAGATGTGATGTTTAATAACATTTTTTCACAATAAGATCCAAGGATCGTATAACTTCAGAACCTCAATTGCGGTTGCCCATCACTCTAAATGCTGGTATCATCCCCTCCAGGCCAATAATGGAACGTCAACTTAGACCTCTCCACAAGAATAAGCCCAACATAGCATCGGAATAAAAATTCACAGTAAGTTTTGAAGCCcaatttatttatcattttttttttacaaagttGGCGCCTAAAATCAAGTAATTAAAGACAAAGTAATTTGAACTAATGTAATTACGTTTTTGAGACCCCTTAATGTTGGGGGCCCTATACAGGGCACCTTAAGCATACCTAAAACCACCCTAGTTTCCAAGTCAACCGGATAAACAAGTTAGGATCCTCTCcattacttaaaatgtaatggTGACTCCATTACTCAATCTAATGGTTAAAATTGCTTCATGAAGGAAAATAGGGGagattttgagattttattttttattctaaaatagtTGTCAAAATCATAGTAAGGGTAATAGAGAAAAGTAATCGAGAAGATCCTAATACCAGATAAACATCTCACCCTTCAATGCCTTTGTTCCTAGAGTATCATGAACCCTTATAGGCAGCAGAATGCCAGGATCATTTACAAGGGAAAATGTGTACCCTTAATTTAGTTAAAGTTACGAATGAATTTGTAAGCAAGGGAACCTATATagttcttaaaattttatttgttcgTAATTGGTGCAAGATTTAAGGAAGGGTTTATGAAACAATATGAAAGTTATAAAATTGCAATACCTTGTGAAATAGAGCTAATCTTCTCATTGAGCTCTGAGGAATTCCGTATGCTAAAAATGCCTACAAATGACAGAAACCAAAGAGTTCTTAGggcaaaaaaagcaaaaaaaaaaaaaaaaaaaaaaaaaaaaaactagcatGTGAAACTAAATGTCAATTCATATTGACCCTTACATGCATTACGAGAGAATTATAGATGTTGATCCAAAATGCTATCTGGGCTTCTGCTTCCATTTGGCTTATATTCACTCTTTCTAGTTGCTCAACAAGTGTTCTGCAAAAGGATATGAACATTTGTATTAAAACTTCACACATATGGCATTTAGCTGTATTTAGTATAGACAAAATTTATAGGTATCAATGAATCCAAACAAAAAAAGATTCAACCCCAATGACTCAAAATATGGTGACTTAGTACTTAGGAGTTAGTACAGCACGAAATTActgttattacttatttataGATCCAACTAGAGATGTTTAAAACATACCCGACGACCCGATATTTACCCGAGCTTGGAACCGtacccgacttcaaaatgaattcaaaataatgtaaaaatcaatgttgaCACTAAGACCCAATATTGAACCGATTCAAAAAATCTGACCCGatgacccaaatgaacacctcgAAATCCAAATCTATCTTAAGTTCCAAATTCCCctatgaaaaaaaatacataacacTAAAACTTGTTTCACCACAATATGGTTTTGATAATGTCGCATATATCAGTACAGTCATGAGGAACATATTGTCTGCTGCATCCTTACGTGCATCGTTTAATATTGAAACCCACCTGTAGCTGGTGATTGCATAAGAAGCACGAGTAAACTGTTTTTTGTCAGTCGGTAATGAGGTTATCTCTATCATGGTTTTGGaagtaaaatttttttgattgtCAATCTGTGGGGTGTGATCACCACAAGACTTTGAGACAGTTGGTGACTGATTATTCCCTGATTTTTCTGATGCTGTAGATGCTGCAATCCAAAGCCAGCAGTAAACAGAAGCCATGCACTTAACCATTTCTTCGGACAACTTGCTTGGACATTGATGAAGGTAATCCTTCAAAGTTCGTACACCAGAATTCTTAACTCTTTCTGGTAACTTCCCATGAACCTGAAGCTAACAAACATAAAAACTAATTAGCAAGAATCATCAAAGGAGAGGGAATTTAACTTGAACCAGGTCAGAGatagatgaagaagaaaaagtTTAATTAAACTAATTCAGCCTTTTGGCTTAATGACATCATCATCACAGCCTGATGGAAAGAACAATTCTAGGGCTTAAAGCTCCCTTTGGCCCACCTTCAATATGgcccatagtgcaaaaatgcaaGGGATATCTAGCCAACATGGCCAATAGTGCAAAAAATGCAGTAACGTGCACGTGTAATGCGGTTATCATGATGCCAAATATCGGCTGAAAGCATGAGATATCCCTCAAAATGGCCCAAACTGCAGTTATTTTACACCTTTATAATGTTGGAAATATTGATTCTTTTTTGGTGTGAAAATCTTTAAAACAAGACCAATGTGACACTATGCAAATATGTAGATGATCATTGACATTGAATTTATTAGTTGTAGATTAATATTATCGAATTATACTACTAACATTAGATAAGGGAGAATAATCTTTGTTAGTGATGATTCCTATTCTTACGTTAATTTGTTTTGGTACATGACTTCATGTACACGACCTCGTTTTGTTAGGACTTAGGATTAAAGCTTTGGCATTGTTATTGTAATATCTCTGTGGTGCATCTCCAATCCAAGCTTAAGAAGGAAAAATACTAGATTCAAAtcattaaaatagaaaactcATATGAATTGGGTTTCAAGTCTGGACTATGAAGAGTACTTGGGAgaagaaattaataaatttaagtaAAGCCTCAACAATATTATGACCCAGAAGCATAATATAGTACTTGCTCTCTTCATCTTATCTTAAAAAAGTAAACAAATTGAAACGGCAATTATCCAGAAAGTTACCTTGATTGGTTTAGAACTAGGCTTCTCATAATGGACGTCTAATTTTCCCGTACACAATGAGGCATGTCGAATCTTTTCATCTTTCTTCCCAGAAGCACTTTTTAAAGAAAGAGCTCCCAAAGGAAACTTCTTTGAGGAACAAAATGCGCTGGATATTATGCTAGGATGTTTTCGCACTTTGTTTTTTGTATGGATTGGAGAACTTTTGTTCGAAGTTTGCACAGAAGATGGCTGACTTACACACTGCTCAAAGATGTTCCTGTAGAGTGCAAGAACATGCTTCTCCCTGTTGGCAACCTCTTCTTCAAGTGACTCAATCTCTGCAATCAGCTCCTTCGTCTGAAAAATGACGATAGCAAAATTGGTTAGAGCCACTTACCAATATCAAGAAGCCCTTCTCACACCCAcccacaaaattaaaaaaaatgtagctATTGGCTTGAACCCTCTACATTCTCAGCTAAACAAAATTTAAGTAAGTTCTAGTAAGCAACAGAATATTAGCTCCTAAATCAAGTGCAATACTAGGGGAACAACCATGTCCGCAAACCACAATACTAAGATTAGTAAGGATCCTAATGCaagaaaaatgaaatgaaattcCTCTATGATAGAATTTTTCCATGTCTATGTAATGATAATTGTTTGAGTATCTACATCAAGCAAAGCTTGAGGCATATGCAAAACATTTCCACTAGCGAGCCACTAACGGCCTGTTTGGTAATTGATTCTAAATGGTGGAAATGGGAACAATTTGTAGTGtgaattttcatgatatgtattatgtcattctcatggtaatgaaaatgtgatcataaaaaagttcttattcttcacaattttccattaccacctaatattaAATGTTCAAATGATAATACAATTGAAAGAATTTCTTGAAGAAAATGAGTATTGAAGGAATATAATCATGActattaaacttgtcaagagatattcctACTAAAATTACACCAATTTCTCATtaccattcccaccatttagtactaATTACCAAACGagctgtaatttgtttttaaatctTGTTTTACCTGAGACTGGGACGCAAAATGCCTATGCCCAGGAGACAAAGCACTAGACGCTCGACCAATTGCTTTCTCAAGCATAATGCGCATTGACTTTTCTTGCTGCAAACGTGATTGAAGTAGATACACCTGCAATTAGCATTGAATCAAAAGCAATTCCATAGGCACCGTTTGGTAATTCCTAATCCATAAGCAACATCATCTCAAACTCTAGTGGTCCCTGCCCAAGCCACACTCACAAACAGAAATTGTTCCGAGCAAGAAAGCAGAATAATAATTTGCTAAGACATCATAAAATAGAACTCAAATGAAAAAGTTCAATCCACATCATAACTTACATCCTTCTCCAAAGAGGCACGTTGATTTGATGAGCTTGTACTTGAATCAATGGAATGCCCGTTAGGGGTTTGAGAACCATAGGTCCTTGTTGAAATTGGTGAATCCTTAAAAAGGGAGCAAAACGtcgaaaacaaaaaaattaatcaatatgcGATTGTTTAACTAATATACAACAAGGTTCAAAGGAGTACCATATTGCtagttgtttaattaaattgtcAAATGCCATGTTTAATGAAGAAGAGTTGCAATCAATGGTTTAGCATTGATAGTACCGTGAACCCAAACACAGATAAAGGCACCACAATCAGGCTAAAGGTCGTGTGATAAATACTAGAATAATTGTTTGACATCATATGGTACTCCCTCCATCCCATCGACCCCTCCGTCTATTTTGGATGTAAGAATTTTTAACTCTTATGAGACGAAATTAAACGACCAGATGAAGTACATTTTTATCGGCTACCAAAATACCAGTAATGAGGATTTTTCAATCTTACAACTTACAAGGGATCCGTTCTGGTTGCATTCACTCGAATAAGGAACACGAAATCTTGAGATATCACCAGTCTTATCTGAAGCACTGAAGTGAAAAAAGATGGAACCATTtagacaataatataaacttccCCAGCTGGTGGTAATCTAGATTACATAAAGATCaatattatatattcatatctTCTCAGTTGGAATACAAGTTTATCACCCAAATCACAACATCCTTACAACTACTACTTCGAGCCATGAgtttaattagagaaaatttctTAACAAACGAGAATTATACATTACTAATCTAGCGGGATTAGCATATCATCATCTTagccagtatatcccgctcatagcaGGATTAACatataacaagttttaaattaccAAGTTTCAAAACCAAAGCATCTTCAAAAACTTTcctcaaaattcaaaatcaaggATTAATTAGCAAAGGCACAAATTCTCAGCACCATATAAAATGTCAACTTTTTTAAAAGCTATGAAaggaacatcatcatcatcatctagaCGAGTCCCGTCCAAGGCAGGGTTGGGGGAGGATAAGATGAAGACAAAACAATACTCTCATCACAAGGGGGTTGCGATCGAACAAGCTCCTCTACTCAAATATCGTTTGTGAAAGGAAAAATGTTTCAGAAATCACTTCAAATTGTGAAACACCTAACCTAATATTTTACCTCCACATGAAAGTCCAACCTGATAAAACCCACaattgtttaaaaaataaagtataattccTCCACAttaaaatactttatttaactttttaaatatcaaatattgATCCAACAACACATTTGaactaaataaacaaataagctAACTAAACCTACAATCATTCATCATAATAGAAACTTCtattaaagaaaacaaaatacttCCAATGTTGTCACCTTTTTGAGCGTTTATGAGTGATATAAACTCCATCCTCTCCCTTCAGAACCATACATTCATCTTGACCCATGCTCAAATCctcaattaaaaacttaaaaaattgtATCTAGTAATCTGGGTTTTCCCCTGAATAGTTAAATCTTGTACTAAAAgccataaaaattgaaaaagatcCCTACATTTTTAGTTCAATTCCTACAAACTCCTATAAAATGTAGTTCACtccaactaaaaaaattaatgcaAGAGTGAGTGTAGTAAATGTGCAAGGACAAATGATAGAGACTGCTCAAACAATTagcaaatgaaaataaataaataaataacaattacAGTTAAAAAtcgaaaaagaaaataaattgattAATGAAGGTTGAAAACAGATGATTTGAGCATAAGCCAATAAGTAGAAAACACAAAATAGGCAATTAAATGAGAGACAAAAAGGAGAAATGAATAGAAATAAATGGAAGATGGGTAAGTTGTGTGAAGTTGGGAACATTAAATGAGGGAAGAAAATTGCATTAAATTTTTACCTGCAAATGTGTGAAACTCAGACTCAAACTGAAAACTGCCGCCTTTGATATTTGCCTCTTTGGAAATTGGAACTGGGAAATTTGTGAGGAGAATTAGAGGATGAATGGATGAATTGATGCCTTCTTGTTGGATTCTTTGTCCTGAATTGACGATCCAAGGTTTCTGGTTTGAATTAACTATAATAGGGTTCGAGGAAGAAGATTAGAGTATCATACTTCTATAAATCTTAGTTATAAATCTCGAGCTAAATTTTTGAGATATTTTACATGGTAGTAATGAATTTTTGTGAAACGTTAATGACAgcaaatctttaaaaattttataaaataaccttgtatttttaaaatttaagttgTTGTAACAttaatgtcaaaaaaatattagattatatgttaagttgtaaaatttcattattacTCTTGTCTTCTttctttaaaatattgtaaccttattttcttaaaatttcacaaaatagcATTAGGTGTCGTAACATTAATGCTTTATAAAAAGTTAGATTATACGTTAAGTTGTAAAATTCTAAAACTACAATATATGCTGTTTTGTAGAATTTTTCTAAAGATTTGCCTTTTCACAAAATTTTGTTACTACCATATAAAATATCTCTAATAtattaagggggtgtttggcacaTGGGATTTCAAGGAGGGAACGAGACTTTGGCTTTAAAAAAGTCcaagtttttgtttgtttaaaaagaatgaaaatagttaataagattaaaaattaagaaagtgCAAAAGAAGAATGTCTTGGGGAAGGTGGTATTTGAGTTGAGAATTTGATTCTTATATCTTTCATCCAAGTCTCTAACATAACAAATAAGAGTAAGActtttttatcttaaaaatcTCATATTAAAGTCTTACAAATCTCATTCTCTTGTGTCAAAAAACTCCTAAAAGTAATTATGACtcgaaatataattaaaaggtATATGTCTTTCTATCACAAATTTATATACACTAATTACAAAGACATAATTGCATAACTTCATATTCCCTCGCCACTCGCCAATTATATGCAGTTTTGGGCTCACTTAAGAAATCTGACTGCTCGATCGCCAAGGGCCCCCCTCAGAAAATATGGGTTTCATATATCAAGAAACCGCTTATTATTCATCTGTTAAATGTAGCTTAGTTGATAGCCTGCCTTTCTATTGTTAGTCAAGGGTTCAAAACCTACTATTGTtaaacttttatctttattttaccatttattttgatgatttacACCTAGTTATTTGGttctatattaaaaatatatcataaatttttatcTTCTATCAATTTCAAAATGGTTAATGAGGGCTTTAATTTTacatatgaaaaataaataagattcttAATAGTCCTTATTTTGTTGCTATTGCCACGTCACCACCCGTTAATCATAATACTACCACTAAGTATTTAATTCGTATAGGTTTCTTGGGTTGAGCCTAGCGGAGTAACACAACACACAAGTCCATAACCTATGAGGCTATGAACAACATGTATTATTGTATAGCCATATAGCCATGCACGTTCGTAACTAATAATAGGATTTCTAATTAATAGCGATTAATAACGACCATTATTCCCTGACCACCTTTTAGCCACAAATTTATAATTCTTGAACATAAACTActccatcatcattattatagaTTCTTAAATGTTTGTCAactttaatacctacttatttAAAAAGTACGTTTTATGTAAAATAAGAtttgaaattcaaaattataataatgctaacttataaatattaataattcaaaaatacaggtttcatttaatttataatatgtCATATTAATTACCTCGTGTTTTCGTTACTattgtaaattataattagtagaCTTTAAGTGTGACAAATTGTTAGAGCATATTATATGAACtagatatatatttaataagCAAAAGAATATTTTCACCCATTTAGTACTCAATTCGTaccaaattataaaaaaaaaaaatacaaaatttaatgtaaattgaaaatcctaaaccgcttttaaaaagcaaaaaaattgattaaaaaatattaaaattgttatgtgaAGTGGGGAATTGAACTTTAGTCTAAAGTGTAAAACATTAGAGGTATTACCAActca harbors:
- the LOC130801551 gene encoding uncharacterized protein LOC130801551 isoform X2, whose product is MGQDECMVLKGEDGVYITHKRSKSASDKTGDISRFRVPYSSECNQNGSLDSPISTRTYGSQTPNGHSIDSSTSSSNQRASLEKDVYLLQSRLQQEKSMRIMLEKAIGRASSALSPGHRHFASQSQTKELIAEIESLEEEVANREKHVLALYRNIFEQCVSQPSSVQTSNKSSPIHTKNKVRKHPSIISSAFCSSKKFPLGALSLKSASGKKDEKIRHASLCTGKLDVHYEKPSSKPIKVHGKLPERVKNSGVRTLKDYLHQCPSKLSEEMVKCMASVYCWLWIAASTASEKSGNNQSPTVSKSCGDHTPQIDNQKNFTSKTMIEITSLPTDKKQFTRASYAITSYRTLVEQLERVNISQMEAEAQIAFWINIYNSLVMHAFLAYGIPQSSMRRLALFHKAAYNIGGILVTANAIEHTIFCIRPPRIGGWIETILSTAFRKKSGEEKQLLISKLSLPDSKSLVCFALCSGAFSDPVLKVYTAANVRDELEQAKTDFLNGNILVKKSKKVFLPKMLERLSRETAMGSDELLKWVCKTVDKKLQDSIQRCLEFKNGKKVSQIIEWLPYNSKFRYVFSEGLATKPWSV
- the LOC130801551 gene encoding uncharacterized protein LOC130801551 isoform X1 encodes the protein MGQDECMVLKGEDGVYITHKRSKSASDKTGDISRFRVPYSSECNQNGSLDSPISTRTYGSQTPNGHSIDSSTSSSNQRASLEKDVYLLQSRLQQEKSMRIMLEKAIGRASSALSPGHRHFASQSQTKELIAEIESLEEEVANREKHVLALYRNIFEQCVSQPSSVQTSNKSSPIHTKNKVRKHPSIISSAFCSSKKFPLGALSLKSASGKKDEKIRHASLCTGKLDVHYEKPSSKPIKLQVHGKLPERVKNSGVRTLKDYLHQCPSKLSEEMVKCMASVYCWLWIAASTASEKSGNNQSPTVSKSCGDHTPQIDNQKNFTSKTMIEITSLPTDKKQFTRASYAITSYRTLVEQLERVNISQMEAEAQIAFWINIYNSLVMHAFLAYGIPQSSMRRLALFHKAAYNIGGILVTANAIEHTIFCIRPPRIGGWIETILSTAFRKKSGEEKQLLISKLSLPDSKSLVCFALCSGAFSDPVLKVYTAANVRDELEQAKTDFLNGNILVKKSKKVFLPKMLERLSRETAMGSDELLKWVCKTVDKKLQDSIQRCLEFKNGKKVSQIIEWLPYNSKFRYVFSEGLATKPWSV
- the LOC130801551 gene encoding uncharacterized protein LOC130801551 isoform X3; the protein is MRIMLEKAIGRASSALSPGHRHFASQSQTKELIAEIESLEEEVANREKHVLALYRNIFEQCVSQPSSVQTSNKSSPIHTKNKVRKHPSIISSAFCSSKKFPLGALSLKSASGKKDEKIRHASLCTGKLDVHYEKPSSKPIKLQVHGKLPERVKNSGVRTLKDYLHQCPSKLSEEMVKCMASVYCWLWIAASTASEKSGNNQSPTVSKSCGDHTPQIDNQKNFTSKTMIEITSLPTDKKQFTRASYAITSYRTLVEQLERVNISQMEAEAQIAFWINIYNSLVMHAFLAYGIPQSSMRRLALFHKAAYNIGGILVTANAIEHTIFCIRPPRIGGWIETILSTAFRKKSGEEKQLLISKLSLPDSKSLVCFALCSGAFSDPVLKVYTAANVRDELEQAKTDFLNGNILVKKSKKVFLPKMLERLSRETAMGSDELLKWVCKTVDKKLQDSIQRCLEFKNGKKVSQIIEWLPYNSKFRYVFSEGLATKPWSV